One window of Paludibacter propionicigenes WB4 genomic DNA carries:
- a CDS encoding carbohydrate porin, translated as MKFKFTLIILSLITFRLAAQQADTLKTENVSIHAQTTIINQNKTSFAAKYSGDNSLTTDAENQTSLTSTLYLGARLWKGASAFINPEIAGGSGLSGALGIAAATNGETFRIGDPAPKIYMARMFFTQTFALSNETTFQASDLNQLAGKLPTSYISLTLGKISISDFFDDNKFSHDPRTQFMSWGLMSNGAWDYPANTRGYTPSAVLEYVTPNNELRYAFSLIPKTANGSVMNWNVSKAGSHTLEYTHRYKIANQDGAVRLLGFFTTGNMGNYRQSIAQNPVNPTIQSVEKYGNTKYGFGINAEQNITNDLGCFFKASWNDGNNETWVFTEIDRSASAGLSMTGDRWKRKNDNVGLAVVVSGISKAHQDYLQAGGRGFMLGDGNLNYGLEQLAEIYYSFALTPAMSLSGTYQLVLNPGYNKDRQGPVNVFSARLHIRI; from the coding sequence ATGAAGTTTAAATTTACACTCATTATTTTATCGCTTATTACGTTCAGATTAGCTGCTCAGCAAGCAGACACTTTAAAAACAGAGAATGTTTCTATTCATGCTCAAACAACCATTATCAATCAAAACAAAACATCATTCGCTGCAAAATACAGTGGAGATAATAGCTTGACAACAGATGCAGAAAATCAGACATCTTTAACTTCTACCTTGTATCTTGGAGCCCGTTTATGGAAAGGTGCAAGTGCATTTATTAATCCCGAAATAGCCGGAGGATCGGGTTTGAGCGGTGCTCTGGGAATAGCTGCCGCTACCAATGGTGAAACTTTCCGCATTGGTGATCCGGCTCCTAAAATTTACATGGCACGAATGTTTTTCACTCAGACCTTTGCTTTGTCCAATGAAACGACCTTTCAGGCTAGTGACTTAAATCAATTGGCCGGTAAGCTGCCAACCAGCTATATATCCCTTACGCTGGGTAAAATAAGTATTTCCGACTTTTTTGACGATAATAAATTCAGCCACGATCCAAGAACCCAGTTTATGAGTTGGGGACTGATGAGTAACGGTGCATGGGATTATCCGGCAAATACACGAGGTTATACGCCGAGTGCAGTGTTAGAGTATGTAACACCAAATAATGAACTTCGATACGCATTTTCTCTCATCCCCAAAACAGCCAACGGTAGTGTGATGAACTGGAATGTTTCAAAAGCCGGCTCGCATACGCTGGAATATACTCACCGCTATAAAATAGCCAATCAGGACGGTGCTGTTCGTCTACTCGGATTCTTTACTACAGGCAATATGGGTAACTACCGGCAAAGCATTGCTCAGAACCCTGTAAATCCTACTATCCAATCGGTAGAGAAATACGGAAATACTAAATATGGTTTTGGGATTAATGCCGAACAGAATATAACCAACGATTTAGGATGCTTTTTCAAGGCGAGCTGGAACGATGGAAACAATGAAACCTGGGTGTTTACTGAAATAGACCGCAGTGCAAGCGCCGGACTATCCATGACCGGCGATAGATGGAAGCGTAAGAATGATAATGTGGGACTTGCCGTAGTTGTTTCAGGCATTTCGAAAGCACATCAGGATTATTTGCAGGCAGGCGGCAGGGGTTTTATGCTGGGCGATGGTAATCTGAATTACGGATTGGAGCAGCTGGCCGAAATCTATTATTCGTTTGCATTAACTCCCGCTATGTCCCTGAGCGGAACATATCAACTGGTACTAAATCCCGGTTATAACAAAGACAGGCAAGGACCGGTGAATGTGTTCTCTGCACGTTTGCACATTCGGATATAA
- a CDS encoding CatB-related O-acetyltransferase codes for MTGPDKEKDFPLENYDRLCFLKNIVKNPNIIVGEYTYYDDFENVENFEKNVKYHFDFIGDKLIIGKFCMIASDVKFIMNGANHLTNSLTTYPFAIFGNGWENAMDGKQYPQKGDIIIGNDVWIGYNATIMAGVTIGDGAIIATNSTVIKDVEPYSIVGGNPAIEIKKRFSTEVIERLRKLKWWEWDIEKITKNIQNLTDSNIDKLETTNI; via the coding sequence ATGACTGGACCAGACAAAGAAAAAGACTTTCCACTTGAGAACTATGACAGACTTTGCTTTCTGAAAAATATCGTCAAAAATCCAAACATAATTGTTGGTGAATATACCTATTATGACGATTTTGAAAATGTTGAGAACTTTGAGAAAAATGTAAAATATCATTTTGACTTTATTGGCGACAAACTAATTATTGGCAAGTTTTGTATGATAGCTTCTGACGTGAAATTTATTATGAATGGAGCAAATCATTTGACAAACTCATTGACAACATATCCTTTTGCGATTTTCGGAAACGGCTGGGAAAATGCAATGGACGGAAAGCAATATCCTCAAAAAGGTGACATAATCATAGGTAACGATGTTTGGATTGGTTATAACGCAACAATTATGGCAGGCGTGACAATTGGGGACGGAGCAATTATTGCGACAAATTCAACTGTGATCAAAGATGTTGAACCATATTCAATCGTTGGCGGAAATCCTGCAATTGAGATTAAAAAAAGATTTTCAACAGAAGTAATTGAAAGGTTACGTAAACTAAAATGGTGGGAATGGGACATAGAGAAAATAACAAAGAACATTCAAAATCTGACTGACTCCAACATTGACAAATTAGAAACAACAAATATATAG
- a CDS encoding DUF5916 domain-containing protein, with product MKHQFIAVLLLLFCLNSVSAQEKKSVEAVRITKPIIIDGILDEEVYSQHKPTGGFLQIQPYNGKPAMESTEAYFFYDESAIYVGATLYDSKPDSIFNFLTERDDMGMSDFFGVYIDPYNQGQLAYGFFITPSGVQVDLKAIKRDGDNEDTNWNAVWESKTRVTDKGWTVEMRIPFSELRFSEKSGSTWGLNMFRNIRRYNSNNSWSFIDRKVSGFIHQEGQLTGIKDVKPPLRLSLSPYLATYFEPKSSTSSSSFLYKGGLDLKYGINESFTLDMMLVPDFGQIQSDDKKLNLSPYELYYSEKRQFFNEGTELFQRGNIFYSRRIGASPMFSAGDNLKDHEIVDYNPGETQLVNATKISGRTKDGWGIGVLNAMSLQSNATVKDTLTGLTHDVSVQPFTNYNVMVVDKSLKNNSYVSLINTNVYMFGSPFRANVSATEFQLRDKSKTYALKGKGAVSYRGDSIRETGYYGYLSLSKNKGNFQYGVYQDLYTDKYNPNDLGYLQRNNQKTTEVYAHAQKTEPFGIFREINGFVYWDYIRMFNPNTLYCNELGYNANAQFKNNYWLNINGRYDTDVYDYFEPRVSGRFYKRPRAYNFNLNLSTDERKPLNFYFHYGHGSQSSIGQYSNFGDFQTTLRIGKRFQISYMISFYNSTHEKGFVDKNSANDSIIFARRNVNSLENIFSSSYILSNKASLSLRARHYWSGANNKSFYLLQSDGSLADNPSYKQSKDQNYNAFTVDMSFRWNFAPGSELVCTWKNSAYTDQNVFNNNYWNNLHNTWLNQKNSISLKVLYYIDYNKFIKKKTV from the coding sequence ATGAAACACCAGTTTATCGCTGTTTTATTACTTCTGTTTTGTCTGAACTCTGTATCTGCACAAGAAAAGAAAAGCGTAGAAGCCGTTCGAATAACTAAACCGATTATCATTGATGGAATACTGGATGAGGAGGTTTATAGCCAACATAAACCAACCGGCGGTTTTCTGCAAATCCAACCTTATAACGGTAAACCTGCCATGGAGTCTACGGAGGCTTACTTTTTTTACGACGAATCGGCCATTTATGTTGGGGCAACGCTTTACGACAGCAAGCCCGACAGTATTTTTAATTTCCTGACTGAACGCGATGATATGGGTATGTCCGATTTTTTTGGCGTTTATATCGACCCGTATAATCAGGGACAGCTGGCCTATGGATTTTTTATTACTCCGTCGGGTGTTCAGGTGGATTTGAAAGCAATAAAAAGAGATGGCGATAACGAAGATACCAACTGGAATGCCGTGTGGGAAAGTAAAACCCGTGTAACGGACAAAGGATGGACAGTAGAGATGCGTATCCCTTTTTCGGAACTCAGGTTTTCCGAGAAATCGGGTAGTACCTGGGGATTGAACATGTTCAGAAACATTCGTCGATATAATTCTAATAATTCCTGGAGTTTTATAGATAGGAAAGTATCCGGTTTTATTCATCAGGAAGGGCAACTTACCGGAATAAAGGATGTGAAACCACCCCTGAGATTATCGCTGAGTCCGTACCTGGCTACTTACTTTGAGCCTAAAAGCAGTACTTCTTCTTCCAGTTTTTTATACAAGGGTGGGTTAGACCTTAAATACGGTATAAACGAAAGTTTCACGCTGGATATGATGCTTGTACCGGACTTTGGACAAATACAATCTGATGATAAAAAACTGAATCTTTCTCCTTATGAACTTTACTACAGTGAGAAGAGACAGTTCTTCAACGAAGGAACCGAGCTTTTCCAGCGGGGCAATATCTTTTATTCGCGACGCATTGGTGCTTCTCCCATGTTTTCGGCTGGAGATAATCTGAAAGATCATGAAATCGTAGATTACAATCCCGGTGAAACACAACTGGTGAATGCAACCAAAATATCCGGAAGAACCAAAGACGGGTGGGGCATAGGTGTATTGAATGCTATGTCGTTACAGTCGAATGCTACAGTGAAAGATACTTTGACTGGATTAACCCACGATGTGAGTGTACAGCCTTTCACCAATTACAATGTAATGGTGGTGGATAAATCGTTGAAAAACAATTCTTATGTAAGTCTTATCAATACCAATGTTTACATGTTTGGCAGTCCGTTCAGAGCCAACGTTAGTGCTACTGAGTTCCAGCTCCGTGATAAATCGAAAACCTATGCATTGAAAGGGAAAGGAGCTGTAAGTTACCGTGGCGATAGTATTCGTGAGACAGGATATTACGGTTATTTGTCCTTGTCCAAAAACAAAGGAAATTTCCAATACGGTGTGTACCAGGATCTCTATACCGATAAGTATAATCCTAACGATTTGGGCTATCTTCAGCGCAACAATCAGAAAACAACAGAAGTTTATGCTCATGCTCAGAAAACCGAACCATTTGGAATTTTCAGGGAAATAAACGGCTTTGTGTACTGGGATTATATCAGAATGTTTAACCCCAATACTTTGTATTGTAATGAGCTGGGATATAATGCCAATGCCCAGTTTAAAAATAATTACTGGCTGAATATAAACGGAAGATATGATACCGATGTTTATGATTATTTTGAACCGCGTGTATCCGGCAGGTTTTATAAAAGGCCCAGAGCTTACAACTTCAATTTAAATCTGAGTACGGATGAACGAAAACCCCTGAATTTTTACTTTCATTACGGACACGGAAGCCAATCTTCAATAGGTCAATATTCTAATTTTGGTGATTTTCAGACTACGCTTCGCATTGGGAAACGATTCCAGATAAGTTATATGATCAGCTTCTATAATTCTACACACGAAAAAGGTTTTGTGGATAAAAACTCTGCAAATGATTCGATTATCTTTGCCCGTCGTAATGTGAATTCGCTGGAAAATATTTTTTCGTCATCGTACATTCTTAGCAACAAAGCCAGTCTGAGCCTCAGGGCTCGTCATTATTGGTCGGGCGCCAATAACAAGTCGTTTTACTTGCTCCAATCGGATGGTTCGCTGGCAGATAACCCGTCTTATAAACAGAGCAAAGATCAAAACTACAATGCTTTTACGGTGGATATGAGTTTCAGATGGAACTTTGCTCCGGGATCGGAGTTGGTTTGCACCTGGAAAAATTCGGCTTATACCGATCAGAATGTATTCAATAATAATTATTGGAACAATCTGCACAACACCTGGTTGAACCAGAAAAACAGTATTTCGCTCAAAGTATTATACTATATTGATTATAATAAATTCATAAAGAAGAAGACGGTTTAA
- a CDS encoding SecDF P1 head subdomain-containing protein: protein MTNKLVLMIFLMLSLFDLKGTNLNSKQKQDSIIEIDIEVQHPYIDNIVSELKTLSLPDLNVVYKNDSIVRITFVPIFKSKQLKNILRNASIYFLDTYEVEVLTKSSIFSVFRQYGINEIQSGNSHVGDFAISDTLLINNSLKKKDNIKGLPSDLIFAWCNTLKKDSIALFLINKNKTRNKLDEQNFTNLSIEKSVTNIAIEFDKNWKPTKWEKRANYIVNFKLDNYGTKQFYNLTKNNIGNRIAFSINNKIISVPQINSTIEKGEVTMSLTGKQDLKELFKELLFSRYNRQKVHIKGIEYKQTTT from the coding sequence ATGACAAATAAACTGGTATTAATGATATTTCTTATGCTGTCTTTGTTTGATTTAAAGGGAACCAATTTAAACTCAAAACAAAAACAAGATTCAATTATTGAAATTGATATTGAAGTTCAGCATCCATATATTGACAATATTGTTAGTGAATTAAAAACACTTAGTCTTCCTGATTTAAATGTAGTCTATAAAAACGACTCAATCGTAAGAATAACTTTTGTTCCCATATTTAAATCTAAACAACTGAAAAATATTTTAAGAAATGCAAGTATATATTTTCTTGATACTTATGAAGTTGAAGTGTTGACAAAGTCGTCAATCTTTAGTGTTTTTAGACAATATGGTATAAACGAAATACAATCTGGGAATTCTCATGTTGGAGACTTTGCAATTAGTGACACTTTGTTAATAAACAATTCTTTGAAAAAGAAAGATAACATAAAAGGACTACCTTCTGACTTAATTTTTGCATGGTGCAACACGTTAAAAAAAGATTCAATTGCATTATTTCTGATAAATAAGAACAAAACGAGAAATAAACTGGACGAACAAAATTTTACAAATCTATCTATTGAGAAAAGCGTAACCAATATTGCTATAGAATTTGATAAAAATTGGAAACCGACTAAATGGGAGAAGAGAGCAAATTATATAGTAAATTTCAAATTAGATAATTATGGCACCAAACAGTTTTATAATCTGACAAAGAATAATATAGGTAATCGCATTGCATTCAGTATTAACAATAAAATAATTAGCGTTCCACAAATAAATAGTACAATTGAAAAGGGCGAAGTTACAATGTCATTGACAGGAAAACAAGATTTGAAAGAGCTATTTAAGGAATTGTTATTTAGTAGATATAACAGGCAGAAAGTTCATATAAAAGGAATTGAATATAAACAAACGACCACATAA